One stretch of Juglans microcarpa x Juglans regia isolate MS1-56 chromosome 3D, Jm3101_v1.0, whole genome shotgun sequence DNA includes these proteins:
- the LOC121256616 gene encoding BURP domain-containing protein BNM2A-like: MGIGFASWSLFLIHLLIFMCVHGSGVRELTRKHSEEIHAMDDHPVKQDHDIHDQDQGTQREHVHAHPSSHMDDMDPSSKVFFTMKDQMVGETMPIYFRKRDFSTSPRLLPREEADSIPFSLKQLPNILEFFSFSPDSPQAKSMEYTLRQCETEPIKGETKICATSMESLLDFTRGILGSNSHFQVLTTSHLTKSNTLFQNYTFLKMPEEIPAPKMVACHNMPYPYAVFYCHSQAKETKVFKVALGGENGDMVEAVTVCHTDTSRWSHDHASFRVLGIKPGTPNVCHFFPADNLVWVPKPMSI; this comes from the exons atgggTATTGGGTTTGCATCTTGGAGCCTCTTCTTGATCCATCTACTAATCTTTATG TGTGTTCATGGAAGTGGTGTCCGGGAATTAACCAGAAAACACTCAGAAGAGATTCATGCAATGGATGATCATCCCGTTAAGCAAGACCATGATATTCATGATCAAGATCAAGGAACACAGAGAGAGCATGTTCATGCTCATCCTTCTTCCCACATGGATGACATGGACCCTTCCTCAAAGGTCTTCTTCACCATGAAGGATCAAATGGTTGGAGAAACAATGCCTATATATTTCCGTAAGCGAGATTTTTCAACTTCTCCTCGCTTGCTGCCTAGAGAAGAAGCCGACTCCATTCCCTTCTCATTAAAACAACTTCCAAACATTCTTGAGTTCTTTTCATTCTCTCCAGACTCTCCCCAAGCCAAATCCATGGAATATACCCTCCGACAATGTGAGACTGAACCCATCAAAGGAGAGACCAAAATCTGTGCCACTTCCATGGAATCCCTACTTGATTTTACACGTGGGATACTGGGGTCGAATTCCCATTTCCAAGTTCTGACCACTTCCCACCTCACCAAATCAAACACCCTTTTCCAAAACTACACTTTCCTGAAAATGCCCGAGGAAATCCCAGCTCCCAAGATGGTAGCATGTCATAATATGCCCTACCCGTACGCAGTTTTCTATTGCCACAGCCAAGCAAAAGAGACCAAGGTGTTTAAGGTTGCCCTTGGTGGTGAGAATGGAGACATGGTGGAAGCTGTTACTGTTTGCCACACGGACACCTCTCGCTGGAGCCATGATCATGCGTCATTTCGCGTGCTTGGGATTAAGCCAGGGACGCCCAACGTGTGCCATTTCTTCCCTGCAGATAATCTTGTCTGGGTTCCAAAACCCATGTcgatttag
- the LOC121256164 gene encoding ras-related protein Rab7, protein MPSRRRTLLKVIILGDSGVGKTSLMNQYVNRKFSNQYKATIGADFLTKEVHFEDRLFTLQIWDTAGQERFQSLGVAFYRGADCCVLVYDVNSMKSFDNLNNWREEFLIQASPSDPENFPFVVLGNKVDVDGGNSRVVSEKKARAWCASKGNIPYFETSAKEGINVEEAFQCIAKNALKSGEEEEIYLPDTIDVASSSQQRSTGCEC, encoded by the exons ATGCCTTCCCGTAGAAGAACCCTCTTGAAGGTCATCATCCTCGGCGACAGCGg GGTAGGAAAGACCTCCTTGATGAATCA ATATGTAAATAGGAAGTTTAGCAATCAATACAAGGCAACAATTGGAGCCGATTTTTTGACAAAAGAAGTGCACTTTGAAGATAGGCTTTTCACCTTACAG ATCTGGGATACAGCTGGGCAGGAAAGATTTCAAAGCCTTGGTGTTGCTTTCTATCGGGGTGCTGATTGCTGTGTTCTTGTGTATGATGTTAATTCAATGAAGTCGTTTGACAACCTTAACAACTGGAGGGAAGAATTCCTTATTCAG GCAAGTCCTTCAGATCCGGAAAATTTCCCATTTGTTGTTCTAGGAAACAAGGTTGATGTAGATGGTGGCAATAGTAGAGTG GTTTCAGAGAAAAAGGCTCGAGCCTGGTGTGCATCAAAAGGAAATATTCCATACTTTGAGACATCTGCCAAGGAGGGTATTAATGTGGAAGAAGCCTTCCAGTGCATAGCTAAGAATGCCCTGAAGAGTGGTGAAGAGGAAGAGAT ATACTTGCCAGACACCATCGATGTTGCAAGCAGCAGTCAGCAGCGGTCAACTGGTTGTGAATGCTAA
- the LOC121254154 gene encoding proline-rich receptor-like protein kinase PERK7 — translation MASESLPAPTNSPPAPDTPPPSLSSPPPASSPPPPTSTSSPPPSLPVPPVPPASSPPPSKESPPPPTATSPPPQNSPSPPPPQDSNSSPPPPSSSGTPSPPPPSSNGGGGNDDLPSPPPPHNASSHSSPSPPLQQLSPPSRSSPNSSSGSDTSTSTAGSSSQSTTLPLIIGVAAGAGLLMLLIIIALYFSCTRKKKKRDQHQYYPSHPTKGGEYYTDSRWNNGPEPNNGHINVNIPPPVSPSQPQPPVNSGDLSSNSGGTTALPPPHPNVALGFGKSTFTYEELAAATAGFSQANILGQGGFGYVHKGVLPNGKEIAVKSLKAGSGQGEREFQAEVEIISRVHHRHLVSLVGYCIAGGGRRMLVYEYLPNKTLEFHLHGKDRPTMDWSTRLKIAMGSAKGLAYLHEDCHPRIIHRDIKGANILLDCSFEAKVADFGLAKLNQDNFTHVSTRVMGTFGYLAPEYASSGKLTEKSDVFSFGVMLLELITGRRPVDPSGDLEDSLVDWARPLCARAIEEGNYDKLVDPRLDNNYAPHEMARMVACAGASVRHSAGRRPKMSQIVRALEGDVSLDDLNEVMKPGQSSNFGSSSSEYDASLYSANMKKFRKMALDSQEYGSSEYGATSEYGLNPSSTSSSDNSQELSRKASRK, via the exons ATGGCTTCTGAATCCTTGCCAGCGCCAACAAATTCTCCACCTGCACCAGATACTCCTCCTCCTTCGTTATCATCACCCCCACCAGCTTCATCACCCCCACCACCAACGTCGACGTCGTCGCCGCCACCATCTTTACCAGTACCTCCAGTACCACCAGCCTCGTCACCGCCGCCGTCTAAGgaatctccaccaccaccaacagCAACATCCCCACCACCTCAGAATTCACCTTCGCCACCACCCCCTCAAGATTCCAActcttctcctcctccccctTCCTCTTCTGGAACACCttcacctcctcctccttcgTCCAATGGAGGAGGTGGTAATGATGATTTGCCTTCTCCACCGCCACCGCACAACGCATCTAGTCATTCATCGCCCTCACCTCCCTTGCAACAACTCTCACCACCAAGTCGATCGTCACCAAACTCCTCGTCTGGTTCTGATACGTCGACATCTACAGCTGGTTCATCTTCACAGTCGACGACACTTCCTTTAATAATTGGAGTTGCGGCTGGGGCAGGGTTGTTAATGCTTCTCATCATAATTGCTCTATACTTTTCATGCactagaaagaagaagaaacgaGATCAACATCAATACTACCCTTCCCATCCAACCAAAG GCGGCGAATATTACACGGATTCCAGATGGAACAACGGACCTGAACCCAATAATGGTCATATTAATGTTAATATACCTCCACCAGTTTCACCTTCACAGCCGCAGCCGCCGGTCAATAGTGGTGACCTTAGCTCCAACTCTGGTGGTACTACTGCCTTGCCACCCCCACACCCTAACGTGGCTCTTGGGTTCGGAAAGAGCACCTTCACCTATGAAGAGCTAGCTGCTGCAACTGCGGGCTTCTCTCAAGCTAACATATTGGGTCAAGGAGGGTTCGGTTACGTGCATAAAGGGGTGTTGCCAAACGGAAAGGAAATTGCGGTGAAAAGTCTCAAAGCCGGCAGCGGGCAAGGAGAGCGCGAGTTCCAAGCCGAGGTTGAGATTATTAGTCGTGTCCATCATCGCCACCTTGTGTCACTTGTTGGGTATTGTATTGCAGGAGGAGGGAGAAGGATGTTGGTCTATGAATATCTTCCCAATAAAACCCTTGAATTCCACCTTCATG GAAAAGATCGTCCAACCATGGACTGGTCTACCAGGCTAAAGATCGCAATGGGATCAGCCAAAGGGCTTGCATACCTGCATGAAGACT GTCACCCTCGCATCATTCATCGGGATATTAAAGGTGCAAATATTCTACTTGACTGCAGTTTTGAAGCCAAG GTGGCTGATTTCGGGTTGGCAAAGCTAAATCAAGACAACTTCACTCATGTGTCTACTCGCGTCATGGGAACATTTGG GTACTTGGCTCCTGAGTATGCATCAAGCGGCAAGCTAACCGAAAAATCTGATGTTTTCTCATTTGGTGTTATGCTTTTGGAACTGATAACTGGACGGCGTCCTGTGGATCCCTCTGGTGACTTGGAGGACAGCTTAGTAGATTGG GCTAGACCTCTTTGTGCGCGGGCAATAGAGGAGGGGAACTACGACAAGCTGGTGGATCCACGCTTGGATAACAATTATGCCCCCCATGAGATGGCACGAATGGTGGCATGTGCTGGTGCAAGTGTTAGGCATTCTGCTGGAAGGCGACCCAAAATGAGCCAG ATTGTACGTGCCTTGGAAGGTGATGTCTCACTGGATGACTTGAACGAGGTGATGAAACCTGGCCAAAGTTCCAACTTTGGCTCTAGTAGCTCCGAGTATGATGCCAGCTTGTACAGCGCTAACATGAAGAAGTTTAGGAAGATGGCATTGGATAGCCAGGAATATGGAAGCAGTGAATATGGAGCCACAAGCGAATATGGGCTCAACCCATCGTCCACGAGCAGTAGTGATAACTCTCAGGAGTTGAGCAGGAAAGCGAGCCGGAAGTAA